A region from the Bacteroidota bacterium genome encodes:
- a CDS encoding ribose-phosphate pyrophosphokinase: MNHRKIKIFSGRSNRQFAESVAAHLGFPLGNADVRNFSDGEISGQYLESIRGCDVFVIQSTYPPADHIMELLILIDAAKRASANRVTAVLPYFGYARQDRKDQPRISIAAKLVANLLSTAGADRVVTMDLHAPQIQGFFDIPFDHLYSSAVFIPYFRQKKIPNLIVASPDVGGIKLARSFAKKLEADLVVVDKRRPRANVAEVMNIIGDVEGKNVLLVDDLVDTGGSLVNAAEALLSKGALSVQAAVAHAILSGNAVEKIENSVLSAFYVTDSIPLKKPSEKIHVMSVAEVFAEAIHRIYTDESISSLFE; encoded by the coding sequence ATGAATCATCGTAAAATCAAGATTTTCAGCGGTCGGTCGAACCGGCAATTTGCTGAGAGTGTAGCCGCACATCTTGGTTTTCCACTGGGTAATGCAGATGTCAGAAACTTTTCTGACGGAGAAATATCCGGTCAATACCTGGAAAGTATCCGTGGGTGCGATGTTTTTGTCATCCAATCCACGTACCCGCCTGCCGATCATATCATGGAACTGCTTATCCTGATTGATGCTGCGAAGCGGGCATCTGCAAACCGTGTGACAGCAGTCCTTCCCTACTTTGGGTACGCACGCCAGGACCGGAAGGATCAACCCCGTATTTCAATTGCTGCCAAACTGGTGGCAAACCTGCTTTCAACGGCTGGCGCAGATCGCGTGGTGACCATGGATCTGCATGCTCCGCAGATTCAGGGTTTCTTTGATATTCCGTTTGATCACCTTTACAGTTCGGCTGTCTTCATTCCCTATTTCAGGCAGAAGAAAATACCGAATCTGATTGTGGCCAGTCCCGATGTGGGAGGAATTAAACTGGCGAGATCCTTTGCCAAGAAGCTTGAGGCCGATCTCGTTGTGGTGGACAAACGCCGTCCGCGGGCCAATGTTGCCGAGGTTATGAATATCATCGGGGACGTGGAAGGCAAGAATGTATTGCTGGTAGATGATCTGGTTGATACAGGCGGATCTCTGGTTAATGCCGCGGAAGCCCTCCTTTCCAAGGGGGCCTTGTCCGTTCAGGCAGCCGTTGCCCATGCAATTCTGTCTGGCAATGCAGTAGAGAAAATAGAAAATTCGGTTTTATCTGCGTTTTATGTTACCGACAGCATTCCGCTGAAAAAACCGTCAGAAAAGATTCACGTCATGTCCGTCGCCGAGGTTTTTGCCGAAGCCATTCACCGGATCTATACCGACGAATCAATTTCATCACTTTTTGAATAA
- a CDS encoding leucyl aminopeptidase, with the protein MTLKSNASFKPTDLWVGFFTTEGKKPVIKSSHAPLVSWGKSLPALAGDGLRWIPASDEVPAKLAILTEFKTVNGHPTEGFRRAGATVARQVRGKDTGTLGIDLTGLSPDADQVRAFAEGFFLGLYQFDLFKSDRKKTSLSSVFLYQSTVKDSVVKKVVAEAEILTDSQIWARNLVNRPANDLTATGLAKEVSERAGKSGFQCTVLDKKKIKSLKMGGLLAVNKGSANEPVFIIAEYKSKGYHKAPVALVGKGVMFDTGGISIKPSAGMGDMKGDMAGAAAVLATIDAIARLGLTGHVIALVPATDNMPSGTAQCPGDIITTLSGLTVEVDNTDAEGRLILADALHYAKQYKPAAIIDLATLTGACVVALGTQAAGLMSNQEPLQTALQEAGKTSYERVWPLPLFDEYAPQIKSDVADIKNVGGRNAGAITAGKFLQRFVDDTQPWAHIDIAGPSYLESGDHYLPKGGTGFGVRLLVQYLKDRQ; encoded by the coding sequence ATGACCCTCAAATCCAACGCTTCATTCAAACCAACTGATCTTTGGGTTGGTTTTTTTACGACAGAAGGAAAAAAACCTGTTATCAAGAGCTCCCATGCACCGTTGGTAAGCTGGGGAAAATCGCTTCCCGCACTGGCTGGTGATGGACTCCGCTGGATTCCGGCCTCTGATGAGGTCCCTGCAAAGCTGGCCATCCTGACCGAATTCAAAACGGTGAATGGTCACCCGACAGAAGGATTCCGTAGGGCTGGCGCAACCGTCGCACGCCAGGTCAGGGGAAAAGATACCGGTACTCTCGGTATTGACCTGACCGGACTTTCCCCGGATGCAGATCAGGTCCGGGCGTTTGCAGAAGGATTTTTCCTTGGCCTTTACCAGTTTGATCTGTTTAAATCTGACCGCAAAAAGACTTCATTATCATCCGTTTTCCTGTATCAGTCAACCGTGAAAGACTCTGTGGTCAAAAAGGTGGTTGCCGAAGCTGAAATTCTGACGGACAGCCAGATCTGGGCACGAAATCTGGTAAACCGTCCTGCAAATGATCTCACTGCAACGGGACTGGCAAAGGAAGTGTCTGAACGTGCCGGAAAATCCGGATTCCAATGCACGGTACTGGATAAAAAGAAAATCAAATCCCTGAAAATGGGTGGACTGCTTGCCGTCAATAAAGGATCGGCAAATGAACCTGTTTTTATCATCGCTGAATACAAGAGCAAAGGTTATCACAAGGCACCTGTTGCTCTGGTTGGAAAAGGTGTGATGTTCGATACCGGCGGTATTTCCATTAAACCATCCGCCGGAATGGGCGACATGAAGGGCGACATGGCCGGTGCCGCCGCCGTTCTTGCCACCATTGATGCCATTGCCCGTCTTGGTTTGACAGGTCATGTAATTGCTCTGGTTCCCGCAACCGATAACATGCCTTCCGGTACTGCTCAATGTCCGGGAGATATCATCACCACCTTGTCTGGTCTCACTGTAGAGGTGGATAACACCGATGCCGAGGGTCGGCTGATTCTGGCAGATGCCCTGCATTACGCAAAGCAGTATAAACCTGCTGCCATTATTGATCTCGCTACCCTGACCGGCGCCTGTGTGGTCGCACTCGGAACGCAGGCAGCCGGATTAATGTCTAATCAGGAACCACTGCAGACTGCTCTTCAGGAAGCCGGAAAAACCAGTTATGAACGTGTGTGGCCGCTTCCCCTTTTCGATGAATATGCACCACAAATTAAATCGGATGTTGCAGATATTAAGAATGTGGGCGGAAGAAATGCCGGGGCCATCACGGCCGGAAAATTCCTTCAGCGATTCGTCGATGATACACAGCCATGGGCACATATCGATATTGCCGGGCCCAGCTATCTGGAGTCCGGTGACCATTACCTTCCAAAGGGCGGGACTGGCTTTGGTGTCAGGCTGCTTGTTCAGTATCTGAAGGACCGTCAGTGA
- a CDS encoding sodium-translocating pyrophosphatase → MIDPLYLTLIFGGGTLALLFAWYKSRWIARQDAGTERMKEIAQAISEGAMAFLGREYRVLAIFVVVVAALLAFANWGKSDSSALVALSFAIGAFTSALAGYFGMKVATKANVRTTNAARDGLSKALLVAFSGGSVMGMSVVGLGILGLGALFVVYSTIFGITTINPAELTAETSHHWHEQVVRLLNTLSGFSLGASSIALFARVGGGIYTKAADVGADLVGKVEAGIPEDDPRNPAVIADNVGDNVGDVAGMGADLFESYIGAIIGTMVIGAAIVAASPEYNGLAPILLPLVLGGVGILASIAGTFFVRVKEGGNPQIALNIGTFGAGAVMLIGTYFITDMMWPTAPLIDTMSGIQVNSMGIFLSTIFGLAIGIAVGLVTEYYCATGKGPVNSIVEQSVTGPATNIIAGLAVGMQSATIPVFLIAAGIVGAYNLAGLYGVAIAAFGMLSTTGIQLAVDAYGPISDNAGGIAEMAGLEKSVREKTDKLDAVGNTTAAIGKGFAIASAALTALALFVAYMTAAKIDIKAGINLADPRIVAGLFIGSVLPYLFSSMAMQAVGRAAMDMIKEVRRQFREIPGLLEGKEGVKAEYAKCVDISTQAAIRQMILPGLLAILAPLAFGLLLGKEALAGLLAGVTVSGVCLAIFMSNAGGAWDNAKKSFEGGFRLANGEMVKKGSDAHKAAVIGDTVGDPFKDTAGPSLNILIKLMSVVALVIAPLL, encoded by the coding sequence ATGATTGATCCCTTGTACCTTACCCTGATTTTCGGGGGTGGTACCCTGGCGCTTCTGTTTGCATGGTACAAATCCAGATGGATTGCCAGACAGGATGCCGGAACGGAAAGAATGAAGGAAATTGCACAGGCAATTTCTGAAGGAGCCATGGCGTTTCTGGGTCGTGAGTACCGTGTTCTTGCAATTTTCGTGGTTGTGGTAGCTGCCCTGCTGGCATTTGCAAACTGGGGTAAGTCTGATTCCAGCGCGCTGGTTGCTCTGTCCTTTGCAATTGGTGCCTTTACTTCGGCACTGGCCGGATACTTCGGTATGAAAGTGGCCACCAAAGCCAATGTCCGGACGACCAACGCAGCACGTGATGGCCTCTCCAAGGCGCTTCTGGTTGCTTTCTCGGGCGGATCTGTCATGGGAATGAGCGTGGTTGGGCTTGGTATCCTGGGCCTGGGAGCACTTTTTGTCGTCTACTCAACCATTTTTGGAATCACTACCATTAACCCGGCTGAACTCACTGCCGAAACCAGTCATCACTGGCATGAGCAGGTCGTGCGGTTGCTTAATACCCTTTCCGGATTTTCCCTTGGTGCATCATCCATTGCCCTTTTCGCCCGTGTAGGCGGTGGAATTTACACCAAAGCAGCCGATGTGGGCGCCGACCTGGTCGGAAAAGTTGAAGCAGGTATTCCCGAAGATGATCCCCGCAATCCGGCCGTTATTGCAGACAACGTGGGCGATAACGTCGGCGACGTGGCAGGGATGGGTGCTGACTTATTTGAATCCTATATCGGTGCCATCATTGGTACCATGGTGATCGGTGCAGCCATTGTGGCAGCCTCTCCCGAGTACAATGGTCTTGCTCCTATCCTTCTTCCGCTGGTATTAGGTGGTGTGGGTATTCTTGCCTCTATTGCCGGAACCTTTTTCGTTCGTGTTAAAGAAGGCGGCAATCCTCAGATAGCCCTTAACATTGGAACCTTCGGTGCCGGCGCAGTCATGCTGATCGGAACTTATTTTATTACAGACATGATGTGGCCGACTGCACCACTTATCGATACCATGTCCGGTATTCAGGTTAATTCTATGGGGATATTCCTTTCCACCATTTTCGGTCTGGCTATTGGTATTGCAGTTGGTCTGGTGACCGAATACTATTGTGCCACCGGAAAAGGTCCGGTAAACAGCATTGTTGAACAATCCGTTACCGGTCCGGCCACCAATATCATCGCAGGCCTGGCGGTCGGCATGCAATCGGCCACCATTCCCGTTTTCCTGATCGCAGCCGGAATTGTCGGTGCGTATAACCTCGCCGGTCTGTATGGTGTGGCCATTGCTGCTTTTGGTATGCTCTCCACCACCGGAATCCAGCTCGCCGTTGATGCCTACGGTCCGATCTCTGATAATGCAGGTGGAATCGCTGAAATGGCCGGTCTTGAAAAATCGGTCCGTGAAAAAACCGATAAACTGGATGCAGTCGGAAATACCACAGCTGCAATCGGTAAGGGATTTGCCATTGCTTCTGCCGCCCTGACCGCTCTGGCTCTCTTTGTGGCTTATATGACCGCCGCTAAAATTGATATTAAAGCAGGAATCAATCTGGCCGATCCCCGTATTGTTGCGGGACTTTTCATCGGTTCAGTTCTTCCCTACCTGTTCTCTTCAATGGCCATGCAGGCCGTTGGTCGTGCCGCCATGGACATGATCAAGGAAGTCCGTCGTCAGTTCCGTGAAATCCCCGGTCTGCTCGAAGGTAAGGAAGGGGTAAAAGCTGAATATGCCAAGTGTGTGGATATTTCGACCCAGGCAGCCATCCGCCAGATGATTCTTCCTGGGCTGCTGGCCATCCTTGCTCCGTTGGCCTTTGGTCTATTATTGGGTAAAGAGGCCCTTGCAGGACTGCTGGCCGGTGTGACCGTCAGCGGAGTCTGTCTTGCCATTTTCATGTCCAATGCCGGTGGTGCATGGGACAATGCCAAGAAATCATTTGAAGGTGGTTTCAGGTTGGCCAATGGTGAAATGGTGAAAAAAGGTTCTGATGCTCACAAGGCAGCTGTAATTGGTGATACCGTCGGCGATCCTTTCAAGGATACGGCTGGTCCTTCACTGAACATCCTCATCAAACTGATGTCGGTGGTTGCCCTGGTTATTGCACCCTTATTATAA
- a CDS encoding bifunctional oligoribonuclease/PAP phosphatase NrnA, with product MMENYWIQLKHLIDGSQKIILTTHVRPDGDGLGAEAALFDYFDSLGKQVRIINVSPLPDTFFYLNPDSRYEVFNTSIHTHPIETADCIIILDCNQLDRLQEMGPFVEKTQGKIVIIDHHLNPGDFADLLCISTDACATGEMVYDFITFHSGLQTVSNMAAAGIYTSILTDTGSFRFPRTTPAVHRKTAFLLESGADPSFIYEAVHEQRTVSSIQLQGQFMSQIRLAYDGKLAYSVIRKADFDRFGATLEDTEGFVRYLLSIRGTVMGILITEQPYGFKLSFRSKGDIDVNRLANQYNGGGHKNASGGRLADTSDLAITRLIADAEPYILQEETV from the coding sequence ATGATGGAAAATTACTGGATTCAACTCAAACACCTCATTGACGGGTCTCAGAAAATTATTCTGACCACGCATGTACGGCCTGATGGCGACGGCCTTGGTGCTGAGGCCGCACTGTTTGATTACTTCGATTCGCTTGGAAAACAGGTTCGGATTATCAATGTTTCTCCCCTTCCCGACACGTTTTTTTATCTGAATCCTGATTCCAGGTATGAAGTATTCAACACCTCCATTCATACCCACCCCATCGAAACCGCTGACTGCATCATCATTCTTGATTGCAACCAGTTAGATCGGTTACAGGAAATGGGACCTTTTGTAGAAAAGACCCAAGGCAAAATCGTCATCATCGACCACCACCTCAATCCGGGTGACTTTGCCGATTTGCTGTGTATATCCACCGACGCTTGTGCCACAGGTGAGATGGTTTATGATTTTATTACTTTTCATTCCGGACTGCAGACGGTCAGCAACATGGCTGCTGCCGGTATTTACACCTCAATTCTGACTGATACCGGTAGTTTCCGGTTTCCCCGAACCACTCCCGCCGTTCACAGGAAAACAGCATTTCTTCTGGAAAGTGGTGCCGATCCTTCCTTCATCTATGAAGCAGTACATGAACAACGCACTGTTTCTTCCATTCAGTTGCAAGGTCAGTTCATGAGTCAGATCCGTCTGGCATACGACGGAAAACTGGCTTACTCCGTTATCCGGAAGGCCGATTTTGACCGGTTTGGGGCCACACTGGAGGACACAGAAGGATTTGTCCGGTATCTGCTATCAATCAGAGGCACCGTCATGGGAATATTGATAACCGAACAACCTTATGGCTTTAAACTGTCTTTCAGAAGCAAAGGTGATATTGATGTTAACCGTCTGGCCAACCAGTATAACGGAGGCGGACATAAAAATGCATCCGGTGGACGACTTGCCGATACTTCTGATCTTGCCATAACCCGTCTTATTGCCGATGCAGAACCTTATATTCTTCAGGAGGAAACGGTCTGA
- a CDS encoding 2-oxoacid:ferredoxin oxidoreductase subunit beta, which translates to MSEVVQNPETVKLTAKDFVSDQDVRWCPGCGDYAILAAIQRTLPEFGVPRENFVFISGIGCSSRFPYYMNTYGMHTIHGRAPAFASGVKASNPDLSVWIVTGDGDGLSIGGNHFVHTIRRNFDLNIILFNNEIYGLTKGQYSPTSEVGKVTKSTPMGSIDTPLKPTSIALGAEAAFVAVGIDRDTKHLQEMIRRTYRHKGTSFLEVYQNCVIFNDGAFEALTDKDTKPDNVLYLEHGKPLVFGKDNSKGIRMDGFSPEVVNLTDGKYSVNDLAVHDEKAKDTTWATILSRMNRNAGFPHPIGVYRDVERPCYELGLENQIKLAQAKKGPGKLADLLNDGDVWINN; encoded by the coding sequence ATGTCTGAAGTCGTTCAAAATCCGGAAACGGTAAAACTGACAGCAAAAGATTTTGTTTCGGATCAGGATGTTCGCTGGTGTCCAGGATGTGGTGATTATGCCATTCTGGCCGCTATTCAGCGGACTCTGCCCGAATTCGGTGTTCCAAGAGAAAATTTTGTATTCATTTCGGGTATTGGTTGCTCCTCGCGGTTCCCATACTACATGAATACTTACGGAATGCACACCATCCACGGACGGGCCCCGGCCTTTGCCTCGGGTGTGAAAGCGTCTAATCCCGATCTGAGTGTTTGGATTGTCACCGGTGATGGTGATGGTCTTTCCATCGGTGGAAATCACTTTGTTCATACCATCCGTCGTAATTTTGACCTGAACATTATTCTGTTCAATAATGAAATTTACGGATTGACCAAGGGTCAGTATTCGCCGACCTCTGAAGTTGGCAAGGTGACCAAATCGACCCCCATGGGCTCAATTGATACCCCATTGAAACCAACCTCCATTGCACTGGGTGCCGAGGCTGCCTTTGTTGCGGTCGGAATTGACCGTGATACCAAGCATCTGCAGGAAATGATCCGCAGAACCTACCGTCATAAAGGGACCAGTTTCCTGGAAGTTTACCAGAATTGTGTCATTTTCAATGATGGTGCATTTGAAGCATTGACCGATAAAGACACCAAACCAGATAACGTCCTTTATCTTGAACACGGAAAACCCCTCGTCTTTGGAAAAGATAACAGCAAGGGAATCCGGATGGATGGTTTTTCGCCAGAGGTGGTTAACCTCACCGACGGAAAATATTCCGTGAATGATCTCGCTGTTCATGATGAAAAAGCAAAGGATACAACCTGGGCCACCATTCTTTCAAGAATGAACCGTAATGCTGGTTTCCCCCACCCCATTGGTGTTTACCGCGATGTTGAGCGTCCTTGTTATGAACTGGGTCTGGAAAATCAGATCAAACTCGCACAGGCAAAAAAGGGTCCGGGTAAACTGGCCGACCTGCTGAATGACGGGGATGTTTGGATAAATAACTGA
- a CDS encoding 50S ribosomal protein L9: MKVILKQEVDGLGTIGDVVKVKDGFARNYLVPQGFAIVANERNLKAIEGEKKRLAKVRANNVSLAESLKSQLESVRLEFVRQAGDEGKLHGSVTNQDIAESLGQKGFNVDKRKISAGHINHTGDFTVSIKLFQDITADLTVSVRAAETATEA, from the coding sequence ATGAAAGTGATTTTAAAACAGGAAGTTGATGGACTCGGAACCATCGGTGATGTGGTAAAGGTGAAAGATGGCTTTGCCCGGAACTACCTGGTTCCTCAGGGATTTGCCATTGTCGCCAATGAGCGTAACCTGAAGGCCATTGAAGGCGAAAAAAAGCGTCTCGCAAAAGTACGCGCCAACAATGTTTCCCTTGCTGAAAGCCTCAAATCCCAGTTGGAATCAGTCCGGCTGGAATTTGTCCGGCAGGCCGGGGATGAAGGAAAACTTCACGGGTCGGTCACCAACCAGGATATTGCTGAATCGCTTGGACAGAAAGGGTTCAATGTTGATAAGCGGAAAATTTCGGCTGGTCACATTAACCACACCGGCGATTTCACGGTATCCATCAAACTGTTTCAGGACATCACAGCTGACCTGACGGTCAGTGTCCGGGCAGCAGAAACTGCCACTGAAGCCTGA
- a CDS encoding aminoacyl-tRNA hydrolase, which translates to MDFLIAGLGNPGDTYLKTRHNAGFMVIDQVASRFPVAVWSSQFQSLTLKIRVHDRTVILMKPLTYMNRSGQAIRAVSDYFKIPADRLVVVTDDINLPVGSVRIRSSGSAGGHNGLSDIISHLGTDSFTRIRLGVGNQFEPGRQADYVLSPFPKHEWADVQTMIEKAADAIPFLVANGVTATMNFFNKK; encoded by the coding sequence ATGGACTTCCTGATTGCCGGGCTTGGCAATCCGGGAGACACCTATCTGAAAACCCGGCATAACGCCGGGTTTATGGTTATTGACCAGGTGGCTTCGCGGTTTCCGGTGGCTGTCTGGTCTTCTCAGTTTCAGAGTCTGACTCTGAAAATCAGGGTTCACGACCGGACTGTGATCCTGATGAAACCCCTGACCTACATGAATCGGAGTGGTCAGGCCATCCGGGCTGTCAGTGATTACTTTAAAATTCCTGCAGACCGGCTCGTGGTGGTAACCGATGATATCAATCTCCCTGTTGGCTCGGTCAGAATACGGTCATCGGGCAGTGCCGGCGGACACAATGGTCTGTCTGATATCATCAGTCACCTTGGTACCGATTCATTCACCCGGATCCGGTTGGGTGTCGGAAATCAGTTTGAACCAGGCAGGCAGGCAGACTATGTACTGTCCCCCTTCCCCAAACACGAATGGGCAGACGTTCAGACGATGATTGAAAAGGCCGCTGATGCCATCCCGTTTCTGGTGGCAAATGGTGTCACGGCGACCATGAATTTTTTCAATAAAAAGTAA
- the rpsF gene encoding 30S ribosomal protein S6, with product MEATTNHYETTYIINAAIEEQTIEETVVKFDEFIKEHGGQLVKTDRIGRKRLAYPIQKKHSGYYVTVEYHALPESIAQIERALQLDDYVLRFLTIVVDKKIAYHREREIKKAEVEASYAAELAEKERKG from the coding sequence ATGGAAGCGACAACCAACCATTACGAGACGACCTACATCATCAATGCTGCGATTGAAGAGCAGACCATCGAAGAAACGGTGGTAAAATTTGATGAGTTCATTAAGGAACACGGCGGTCAGTTAGTAAAAACTGACCGGATCGGCCGTAAACGTCTCGCCTATCCGATCCAGAAAAAGCACAGCGGCTATTATGTCACTGTTGAATATCATGCCCTTCCGGAAAGCATTGCGCAAATCGAACGTGCTCTCCAGCTTGATGATTATGTCCTTCGGTTTCTGACCATTGTGGTTGATAAAAAGATCGCCTATCACCGCGAGCGGGAAATCAAAAAAGCTGAAGTAGAAGCATCCTATGCTGCCGAATTGGCCGAGAAAGAACGGAAAGGGTAA
- a CDS encoding 50S ribosomal protein L25, whose protein sequence is MDVIKLNGLTRTDISKSANKKLRISGQIPGVLYHKGDANLHFSVSNSEMLPVIHGGQAHVIELSLDSGKKVNALLKELQFDPVSDRCIHFDLQMVAGNEKITVSVPVHTTGVPVGVSKNGGMLQVIHHHVRVRADQKHLPDHITLDVSGLDIGQAIHAGEIKLDGIQVMEEASVAIVSVVRKRADDHVAAPEQSLAEPELITKGKKEDK, encoded by the coding sequence ATGGATGTCATTAAACTCAATGGCTTGACCAGAACCGACATCAGCAAATCAGCCAACAAAAAGCTTCGGATCTCCGGACAGATTCCGGGAGTGCTCTATCATAAAGGTGATGCCAATCTTCACTTTTCTGTCAGTAACTCCGAGATGCTTCCGGTCATCCACGGTGGTCAGGCTCATGTGATTGAGCTTTCCCTCGACAGCGGAAAAAAGGTCAATGCCCTGCTCAAAGAATTGCAATTCGACCCGGTATCGGATCGTTGCATTCACTTTGATCTGCAGATGGTGGCCGGTAATGAGAAAATTACCGTGTCCGTTCCGGTTCATACCACCGGTGTACCTGTCGGTGTGAGCAAAAATGGCGGAATGCTTCAGGTCATTCACCACCACGTCCGGGTTCGTGCAGATCAGAAACACCTTCCCGATCACATTACACTCGATGTATCCGGTCTGGACATCGGACAAGCCATTCATGCCGGAGAAATCAAGCTGGATGGAATTCAGGTGATGGAAGAAGCCTCAGTAGCCATCGTATCTGTAGTCCGCAAGCGGGCAGATGATCATGTGGCCGCCCCTGAACAAAGCCTTGCTGAGCCAGAGCTGATTACCAAGGGCAAAAAAGAGGATAAATAA
- a CDS encoding 2-oxoacid:acceptor oxidoreductase subunit alpha, with protein sequence MEKEVKVLESVTIRFAGDSGDGMQLTGTQFTNVSAIMGNDLATLPDFPAEIRAPAGTLYGVSGFQVNIGSSKIYTPGDRCDVLVAMNPAALKVNLRELDPNGVIIANEDAFVEKNLKYAGYNESPLTDGSLTKYRVFRVRINQLTQMALEAQNLPAKTVDRCKNFFALGLIFWLFSRDMNPTIAWIKDKFKKTPDLIEANIAAMKAGYNYGYTTEAFQVKYEITSAKLPAGTYRNITGNSALAIGLVAASHRCGLPLFLGSYPITPASDILHELSKMKNFGVKTFQAEDEIAAVCSAIGASFAGHLGITTTSGPGVSLKGEAMGYAVMTELPLVIVNIQRGGPSTGLPTKTEQSDLNQAIFGRHGEAPMPVLAASTPADCFDMAMEAVRLATKYMTPVILLSDGYLANGSEPWLLPDPAKFENIHVDFLKEKNGKSPYSRNEFNARPWIKPGTPGLEHRIGGIEKANITGNISYDPENHHQMVYLRKSKVEAIAAELPDADVYGDKSGDLLVVGWGSTHGSIRKAVETMRKSGKKVSHMHLKYLYPMPKNVASVLSSYKKVLVPEMNTGQLAGLLRNQFLTPVIQLNKVQGLPFKAIEIESKIEEVLKG encoded by the coding sequence ATGGAAAAAGAAGTTAAAGTACTTGAAAGTGTCACCATCCGCTTTGCCGGCGATTCCGGCGATGGTATGCAGCTGACAGGAACTCAATTCACAAATGTATCGGCCATTATGGGAAATGACCTGGCTACCTTGCCAGACTTCCCTGCCGAAATCCGTGCGCCGGCCGGAACGCTTTACGGTGTTTCCGGTTTTCAGGTGAATATCGGGTCGTCTAAAATTTATACACCGGGTGACCGTTGCGATGTACTGGTGGCCATGAATCCGGCTGCCCTGAAAGTCAACCTGCGGGAATTGGATCCCAATGGCGTCATCATCGCAAATGAAGATGCATTCGTTGAAAAAAACCTGAAGTATGCCGGATACAATGAATCACCGCTTACGGACGGATCCCTGACCAAATACCGTGTTTTCAGAGTCCGGATCAATCAATTGACCCAAATGGCCCTGGAAGCACAAAACCTTCCGGCAAAAACAGTTGATCGTTGCAAAAACTTTTTTGCACTCGGACTTATTTTCTGGCTGTTCAGCCGTGATATGAATCCGACCATTGCCTGGATCAAGGATAAATTCAAAAAAACACCCGACCTGATAGAAGCCAATATTGCCGCCATGAAGGCAGGTTATAATTATGGTTATACCACCGAGGCCTTTCAGGTCAAATACGAAATTACCTCGGCAAAATTACCAGCCGGCACTTACCGGAATATCACAGGTAACTCTGCACTTGCCATCGGTCTGGTTGCGGCCAGCCATCGTTGCGGACTTCCCTTGTTTCTTGGAAGTTACCCGATTACCCCGGCCTCTGATATTCTGCATGAACTTTCCAAAATGAAGAATTTCGGGGTAAAAACGTTCCAGGCGGAAGATGAAATTGCCGCGGTGTGCTCAGCCATTGGTGCTTCCTTTGCAGGTCACCTGGGCATCACCACCACCTCAGGACCCGGTGTTTCTCTGAAAGGAGAAGCCATGGGCTATGCAGTGATGACCGAACTTCCGCTCGTCATTGTCAATATCCAGCGCGGCGGACCTTCAACCGGTTTGCCAACCAAGACCGAACAGTCCGATCTGAATCAGGCCATATTCGGCCGGCATGGTGAAGCACCCATGCCCGTTCTGGCAGCATCAACCCCTGCCGATTGTTTCGACATGGCCATGGAAGCTGTCCGTCTGGCCACCAAGTACATGACTCCGGTCATTTTACTGTCCGATGGGTATCTCGCCAACGGGTCCGAACCCTGGCTGTTGCCCGATCCTGCAAAATTCGAAAACATCCACGTGGATTTTCTGAAAGAAAAGAACGGGAAATCCCCCTACAGCCGCAATGAATTCAATGCCCGTCCGTGGATCAAACCCGGAACACCGGGACTCGAACACCGGATCGGCGGAATCGAAAAGGCCAATATCACCGGAAACATCAGCTATGACCCTGAGAATCACCATCAGATGGTGTATTTAAGGAAATCGAAGGTGGAAGCCATCGCTGCTGAACTTCCCGATGCAGATGTGTACGGAGACAAATCAGGCGATCTTCTGGTGGTGGGTTGGGGCAGTACACACGGTTCCATCAGAAAAGCTGTTGAAACCATGAGAAAATCGGGGAAAAAGGTGAGTCATATGCACCTGAAATACCTGTATCCCATGCCAAAAAATGTCGCCAGTGTTCTGTCGTCCTATAAGAAAGTCCTGGTTCCTGAAATGAATACAGGTCAATTGGCCGGATTGCTCAGAAACCAGTTTCTGACCCCGGTCATCCAGCTGAATAAGGTACAGGGCCTGCCCTTTAAGGCCATTGAAATTGAATCGAAGATTGAGGAAGTGCTGAAAGGTTAA
- a CDS encoding 30S ribosomal protein S18 codes for MAIRTQTNIKRICRFCENGTIYIDYRDEKRLYRFITEQGKIIPRRITGTCAYHQRVLVAAIKRARHLAILPFVSTNVR; via the coding sequence ATGGCTATCAGAACACAAACCAATATTAAACGGATCTGCCGTTTCTGCGAAAATGGAACGATCTACATCGATTATCGCGATGAAAAGCGTCTGTACCGGTTTATTACCGAGCAGGGAAAAATTATTCCCCGCCGTATTACCGGAACCTGCGCCTATCATCAGCGGGTCCTGGTCGCAGCAATCAAACGTGCCCGTCATCTGGCGATTTTGCCATTTGTTTCAACCAATGTACGCTAA